A genomic region of Lysinibacillus sp. 2017 contains the following coding sequences:
- a CDS encoding 5'-nucleotidase C-terminal domain-containing protein: MKKAAYQKFFKAGIATALIASAVVVAPPIEANANKDSGKDHKKNNGKDQGKGKKPSPKVDKTNLQTAINNGIKLKKVDYTVDSWNRLQQALSAAQRILKDSKVTQANVINALNSLKAAIDKLVVNNQATDATVTTYKEFKAAINNPKVKNISIKKDIKIEETLKITSEKHINGNGYTLSGVTSWRGDNSHALQFMKTVGSLTNITIKGADTAVYVDGSTVTLSGKIDVSGNKLGGIIISGTSGAKTQTLVKIVNANLVNRDEANHKPTIIEERIESTDATNKVVGYEGMYVDYNQKSAKHLQRFYYLNHKLRAPNPIKSPNPIKSFTLSLMHSNDTHANLNQIAKKVTAVKEVRASKPKSLLVDAGDVFSGTLYFNEFKGSTDLKFMNLMGYDIMTFGNHEFDLGSSVEGHQALVNFIKGAKFPFVSSNIDFSRDAKFTGLFSDLISSNPKNGKIYNGIVKEIDGEKVGFFGLTTAETRDISSPGSIFFENYIEEAKKAVRAFEGMGVNKIVAISHIGHDDNPAIDNDLILASKVEGIDVIVGGHSHTQLDKPLVVDSDGTPTIIVQAYQYNEYLGTLDVEFDKRGVVVRHDGKLIKIADKVEDWEATKLLQPYKSKIDQIAAQEIGAVAVKAFENPRTEGESVRRNETPLGNLITDGMLQKAKTYNSNVIMAFQNGGGIRAGINQGPITIGEVMTVLPFGNTLATMNLTGAEIKQTFEISLKDLPLENGGFLHVSGAKVEYDSSRSVGRRVVSIKYKNAGNTYTELLDNTTYTIATNAFTAKGGDGYTVLAKAYGEGRVKDLGLSDWENFRDYLVSLRTVDTKVEGRLVDIARR; encoded by the coding sequence GTGAAAAAGGCCGCATATCAAAAGTTTTTCAAGGCTGGAATAGCTACAGCATTGATTGCCTCAGCAGTTGTAGTAGCTCCGCCAATTGAAGCAAATGCAAACAAGGATTCAGGGAAAGACCACAAGAAAAACAACGGGAAAGATCAAGGGAAAGGTAAAAAACCCTCACCAAAAGTGGACAAGACAAATCTACAAACTGCCATTAATAACGGGATCAAACTCAAAAAAGTAGATTACACTGTAGATAGTTGGAATAGACTTCAACAAGCTCTATCAGCAGCACAAAGAATATTAAAGGATTCAAAAGTAACTCAGGCTAATGTAATAAACGCATTAAATAGTTTGAAGGCAGCAATAGATAAGTTAGTCGTAAATAACCAGGCTACTGATGCGACTGTTACAACATATAAAGAATTTAAAGCAGCGATTAACAATCCAAAGGTTAAGAATATTTCTATCAAAAAGGATATTAAAATAGAAGAAACACTTAAGATAACTTCAGAAAAGCATATTAATGGAAATGGCTATACATTGAGTGGAGTAACTTCCTGGAGAGGTGACAATTCTCATGCACTGCAATTTATGAAAACGGTCGGCTCTTTAACGAATATTACTATTAAAGGTGCTGATACAGCAGTATATGTAGATGGATCTACTGTTACGTTAAGCGGTAAAATTGATGTCAGTGGAAACAAACTAGGTGGAATCATTATATCAGGAACTTCTGGAGCCAAGACGCAAACGCTAGTTAAAATTGTGAATGCAAATTTAGTGAATCGGGATGAAGCCAATCATAAACCGACCATTATAGAGGAACGAATTGAAAGTACCGATGCAACTAACAAGGTCGTTGGTTATGAAGGCATGTATGTTGATTATAATCAAAAATCAGCAAAACATTTACAAAGATTTTATTATTTAAATCATAAATTAAGAGCCCCGAATCCTATAAAGAGCCCAAATCCTATAAAAAGCTTCACCCTATCCCTTATGCATTCAAATGATACACATGCGAATTTAAATCAAATTGCGAAAAAAGTGACCGCTGTCAAGGAAGTGCGCGCGTCTAAACCAAAATCATTACTTGTAGATGCGGGAGATGTGTTCTCTGGAACTTTATATTTTAATGAATTTAAAGGATCAACAGACCTGAAGTTTATGAATTTAATGGGCTATGACATTATGACATTTGGTAACCATGAATTTGATTTAGGTTCGAGTGTGGAAGGACATCAAGCATTAGTAAATTTTATCAAAGGTGCAAAGTTCCCGTTTGTTAGTTCGAATATTGATTTTTCAAGGGATGCCAAATTTACTGGTTTATTCAGCGACTTGATATCAAGTAATCCAAAAAACGGAAAAATTTATAATGGGATTGTAAAAGAAATCGACGGGGAAAAGGTCGGATTCTTTGGCCTAACAACTGCAGAGACACGTGATATTTCAAGTCCAGGGTCTATTTTCTTTGAGAACTATATCGAAGAAGCAAAAAAGGCTGTCAGAGCATTTGAGGGAATGGGTGTCAATAAAATTGTTGCAATCTCTCATATTGGACACGATGACAACCCAGCCATTGACAACGATTTAATTTTAGCATCAAAGGTCGAAGGAATTGATGTGATTGTTGGAGGACATAGCCATACACAATTGGATAAGCCGCTTGTCGTTGATAGTGATGGAACACCAACGATTATTGTGCAAGCCTATCAATATAACGAATATCTAGGAACACTAGATGTTGAATTTGATAAAAGAGGCGTTGTTGTTCGTCACGATGGCAAATTAATTAAAATAGCTGATAAAGTGGAAGATTGGGAGGCTACGAAGCTACTTCAACCGTATAAATCAAAAATAGACCAAATTGCAGCTCAAGAAATAGGGGCAGTTGCTGTGAAGGCATTTGAAAATCCGCGAACAGAGGGCGAAAGTGTTCGACGAAATGAAACCCCGTTAGGCAACTTAATCACGGACGGTATGCTACAGAAAGCGAAAACGTATAATTCGAACGTCATCATGGCATTCCAAAATGGTGGAGGAATTAGAGCCGGAATCAATCAAGGACCGATTACTATTGGTGAAGTGATGACGGTGCTACCATTTGGAAACACATTAGCAACGATGAATTTAACAGGAGCAGAAATAAAACAAACATTTGAAATTAGTTTGAAAGACCTCCCATTAGAAAATGGCGGATTCTTACATGTATCGGGTGCAAAAGTAGAATATGATTCTTCTCGATCTGTTGGAAGACGGGTTGTTTCAATAAAATATAAAAATGCAGGAAACACTTACACGGAACTTCTAGATAATACAACATACACGATTGCAACAAACGCCTTTACAGCGAAGGGCGGGGATGGCTATACAGTATTAGCTAAAGCATATGGGGAAGGGCGAGTGAAGGACTTAGGATTATCTGATTGGGAAAACTTCCGTGATTATCTTGTTAGTCTGAGAACTGTCGATACCAAAGTAGAGGGACGTCTTGTAGATATAGCAAGAAGGTAA
- a CDS encoding S8 family serine peptidase — protein MNTKRLHKYFALFITFLMVLSMLSPLNVLANEDSEAFKQSNFDESTMLTKAAIAEQLQVSTGPATLHRDLQGISGSEEIPVIIHLSEKPVALEQGIMELNGRSFSSNDRAKRKARVTSQQAKVIKEMHVENVSFSQGYTFDTVLNGFAATVKADDIERLIDIEGITLVEPDTIMYASEDVASSGETSFTQAGQVSPFMNTSNSFLGIEKLWAEGIEGQGIKVAVLDTGIDTNHPEFAGIYKGGKNFVPHTGSDYARPRSDDDASETSPLDRPANRAEFNANGSAFYTSHGTHVAGTIAAIGANDFGIKGIAPKVDLYMYRVLGAYGSGSNSGIIKAIETAVIEDMDVINLSLGGGANSETDGGSFALNNAMMAGTIAVSATGNSGPNRGTIGTPATSRLGIAVGNTTNPETMHNGEVNIAIGDYEFKKQLELMATTFGQDVATQLDGEFEIVAVPGVGNLSDYNGIDVEGKIALIARGTIAFVDKIANAKEMGAVGTIIHNIAGGTNAPNASGVFLGDSFEFIPSFDMSQTDGAAIRAALATEEGAVMFDRFGSVTTVGDEVNDSSSRGPTTPNFDIKPDVSAPGTNIMSAVPMYKADFPDASYDEAYGRKTGTSMATPHIAGIAALVKQANPSWSAFDVKVALSNTAKVLNTAQFDVFEQGAGRVDAYAAAHPSALAYAIDEAVLDSSGTVVENLKGTVTFGPQSLKEGNISITKQILVKDMKGIGGRYNVSVDVTKGFADATVTVDKPTFTLNGEELLTVTLTASQNTATTLGDEMFGYIYITAMEENLTDVSLSVDRSDLNMKIGENIQLNVLETTTPLPSPYTQISLPFAADFGGVAPVEIKNMAISKTDLSFNGDGINDSATLAFTLTGDVTTNYIELWDIMNPEGGIYEDGYIGYLHASNSLVAGSYTLPITGLYQPWSGGARVMIPDGLYTIDFTGLAATGVVSDYAGPVVVKTTKPEISGAITDGIASGQIMDKYIDYNVELARYGLDYDLNEKLSASYVITENDVAADAVPFNLNQNGSFSFDMSTLNEESHNIVTVFVQDAAGNKGSQVIFESEIVSPEQPKAPETPETPETPEAPEEPETPEATEESGEPDTEELAVAKKSVMRVASTKSIQSAALEQELITPQNTPELTPEVETEDINSIEIESLPNLTLIAPIITEQPYSGGTIEMNQNSDGPARYTVLESPTVVDVTQKATYTVADKNIITVTNKGLVTAKKAGTTTITVNYRGNEVKVRVTVTKQVKPSKPSKPEKPGKPENPGKPDKPDKPDPGKPDPGKPDKPDPGKPDKPDPGKPDKPDPGKPDKPDPGKPDKPDPGKPDKPDPGKPDKPDPGKPDKPDPGKPGNSGNPSNPGKPGKP, from the coding sequence TTGAATACAAAAAGGCTTCATAAGTATTTTGCATTATTTATTACATTTTTAATGGTATTGTCAATGTTATCACCATTAAATGTATTAGCAAATGAGGATTCAGAAGCATTCAAGCAATCAAACTTTGATGAAAGCACGATGCTGACCAAAGCCGCAATTGCTGAACAGCTACAAGTTAGTACGGGACCTGCTACATTACACAGAGATTTGCAGGGCATATCAGGTAGCGAAGAAATTCCGGTTATTATTCATCTTTCGGAAAAGCCAGTAGCACTTGAACAAGGGATAATGGAATTAAATGGACGTTCATTTAGTAGTAATGATCGTGCAAAAAGAAAAGCAAGAGTTACCTCACAACAGGCAAAAGTCATAAAAGAAATGCATGTAGAAAATGTATCGTTTTCACAAGGTTATACATTTGATACGGTATTAAATGGTTTTGCTGCAACGGTAAAAGCGGATGATATTGAGAGGTTAATTGATATTGAGGGGATTACATTAGTCGAGCCCGATACGATAATGTATGCTTCTGAAGATGTAGCAAGTTCAGGAGAGACAAGCTTTACTCAAGCGGGACAAGTTAGTCCATTTATGAATACGAGTAATTCTTTCTTAGGTATAGAAAAGCTTTGGGCTGAAGGTATAGAAGGACAAGGCATTAAAGTAGCTGTTTTGGATACAGGTATTGATACCAACCATCCAGAGTTTGCGGGAATTTATAAAGGTGGAAAAAACTTTGTCCCACATACAGGATCTGATTATGCACGTCCGCGATCAGATGATGATGCATCTGAAACTTCACCATTAGATCGCCCAGCAAACCGAGCAGAATTCAACGCTAATGGCAGTGCATTTTATACGTCTCACGGCACACATGTAGCAGGAACAATTGCTGCAATTGGTGCCAATGATTTCGGCATAAAAGGGATTGCACCAAAAGTGGACCTATATATGTACCGCGTATTAGGGGCATATGGTAGTGGATCAAATTCGGGTATTATCAAAGCAATTGAAACTGCAGTAATTGAAGATATGGACGTTATCAACCTTTCATTAGGTGGAGGGGCCAATTCGGAAACAGACGGCGGTTCATTTGCGCTTAATAATGCGATGATGGCAGGAACGATTGCTGTTAGTGCAACGGGGAACTCTGGACCAAATCGCGGAACGATTGGAACACCAGCCACTTCACGCTTAGGAATTGCAGTAGGGAATACAACAAATCCCGAAACAATGCATAACGGAGAAGTGAATATTGCAATCGGTGACTATGAATTTAAGAAGCAGCTTGAGCTGATGGCTACAACGTTTGGTCAAGATGTTGCCACACAGCTAGATGGTGAGTTTGAAATTGTAGCGGTTCCAGGAGTAGGGAATTTGTCTGATTATAACGGAATTGATGTAGAAGGGAAAATCGCGCTGATTGCCCGTGGAACAATTGCATTTGTGGATAAAATTGCGAACGCGAAAGAAATGGGCGCAGTTGGTACGATTATTCATAATATTGCAGGTGGTACAAATGCGCCAAATGCGTCTGGCGTGTTTTTAGGGGATTCTTTTGAGTTTATTCCGTCATTTGATATGTCACAAACAGATGGCGCTGCGATTCGAGCTGCATTAGCAACAGAAGAAGGCGCTGTTATGTTCGACCGATTTGGCTCTGTAACAACAGTGGGTGATGAAGTAAATGATTCAAGCTCACGTGGACCTACGACACCAAACTTTGATATTAAACCAGATGTATCAGCACCTGGTACGAATATTATGTCCGCCGTGCCGATGTACAAAGCAGATTTCCCAGATGCAAGTTATGATGAAGCATATGGACGAAAAACAGGTACATCGATGGCAACACCACATATTGCTGGGATTGCGGCACTTGTTAAGCAAGCAAATCCAAGCTGGAGTGCGTTTGATGTAAAAGTGGCGCTTTCAAATACTGCAAAAGTATTAAATACAGCGCAATTTGATGTATTCGAACAAGGTGCAGGTCGTGTTGATGCCTATGCAGCTGCTCATCCGAGTGCACTTGCCTATGCAATTGATGAAGCTGTATTAGATAGCAGTGGCACTGTTGTCGAAAATTTAAAAGGGACGGTAACATTTGGTCCGCAGTCACTTAAAGAAGGTAATATTTCTATCACAAAACAAATTTTAGTGAAGGATATGAAGGGGATTGGCGGGAGATATAATGTCTCTGTCGATGTTACGAAAGGATTTGCAGATGCGACAGTAACGGTCGATAAACCAACATTTACGTTAAATGGTGAGGAATTATTAACGGTTACATTAACTGCATCGCAAAACACAGCGACAACACTTGGTGATGAAATGTTTGGCTATATTTACATTACGGCAATGGAAGAGAACTTAACGGATGTATCGCTATCAGTTGATCGATCTGACTTGAATATGAAAATTGGAGAGAACATTCAATTGAATGTCTTAGAAACAACAACTCCGCTTCCAAGCCCATATACCCAAATATCTCTACCATTTGCAGCAGACTTCGGTGGTGTTGCACCAGTAGAAATCAAAAACATGGCTATTTCAAAAACGGATCTATCGTTTAATGGGGATGGTATCAATGATTCAGCTACATTAGCATTTACATTGACTGGTGATGTGACAACGAACTATATTGAACTTTGGGATATTATGAATCCAGAGGGCGGAATCTATGAAGATGGCTATATTGGCTATTTACATGCGAGTAATTCATTAGTAGCTGGTTCTTATACGCTCCCTATTACTGGTTTATATCAGCCTTGGAGTGGCGGTGCAAGAGTAATGATTCCTGATGGTCTCTATACGATTGACTTCACGGGATTAGCTGCTACGGGAGTAGTTAGTGATTACGCTGGACCAGTTGTCGTAAAAACAACAAAACCTGAAATTTCAGGTGCGATTACAGATGGTATCGCAAGTGGTCAAATAATGGATAAATATATCGACTATAATGTTGAGCTTGCACGTTATGGTTTAGATTATGATTTAAATGAAAAATTATCTGCATCTTATGTCATAACGGAAAATGATGTAGCAGCTGATGCTGTTCCATTTAATTTAAATCAAAATGGTTCTTTCTCATTTGATATGAGTACTTTGAATGAAGAATCACATAATATTGTCACGGTATTTGTTCAAGATGCAGCGGGCAATAAAGGATCACAAGTAATATTTGAAAGTGAGATTGTTTCACCAGAGCAACCAAAAGCACCAGAAACACCAGAAACACCAGAAACACCAGAAGCACCAGAAGAACCTGAGACTCCAGAAGCAACAGAAGAATCAGGTGAACCAGACACAGAAGAATTAGCTGTAGCAAAAAAATCAGTTATGCGTGTAGCTTCAACAAAATCGATTCAATCTGCAGCATTAGAACAAGAACTAATCACACCACAAAATACTCCAGAATTAACTCCAGAAGTTGAAACAGAAGACATTAATTCGATTGAAATCGAATCTCTCCCTAATTTAACACTTATCGCACCAATCATTACTGAGCAACCTTATAGTGGTGGCACGATTGAAATGAATCAAAATAGTGATGGCCCAGCACGTTATACTGTACTCGAATCGCCTACAGTAGTGGACGTGACACAAAAAGCGACGTATACGGTTGCCGACAAAAATATTATTACTGTAACAAATAAAGGCTTAGTGACAGCCAAAAAAGCAGGTACGACAACCATTACTGTGAACTACCGTGGAAATGAAGTAAAGGTTCGCGTCACAGTAACAAAACAAGTCAAACCGAGCAAGCCAAGTAAACCAGAAAAACCAGGTAAACCAGAGAATCCAGGTAAACCAGACAAACCAGACAAACCAGATCCAGGTAAACCAGATCCAGGTAAACCAGACAAACCAGATCCAGGTAAACCAGACAAACCAGATCCAGGTAAACCAGACAAACCAGATCCAGGTAAACCAGACAAACCAGATCCAGGTAAACCAGACAAACCAGATCCAGGTAAACCAGACAAACCAGATCCAGGTAAACCAGACAAACCAGATCCAGGTAAACCAGACAAACCAGATCCAGGTAAACCAGGCAATTCAGGTAACCCGAGCAATCCTGGTAAGCCAGGTAAACCGTGA
- a CDS encoding ZIP family metal transporter produces the protein MVEFFSTLSPVMQVLLATLFTWGMTAVGAALVFTTKTVNQKLMDGMLGAAGGIMIAASFWSLLSPAISMSEGASYPAWIPAAVGFLLGGGFLFAADKIIPHLHPTSTIEHAEGIHPKSKKRSTLLVFAITLHNIPEGLAVGVAFGAIAAGSSTATLAAAVSLAIGIGIQNLPEGTAVAMPLRREGMSRRKSFFYGQFSGMVEPIAAMIGLLAVSFMTPILPFALAFAAGAMIFVVVEEVIPGSQENGNNDLATICLMLGFTVMMILDVAFS, from the coding sequence ATGGTTGAATTTTTTTCAACGCTTAGTCCGGTTATGCAAGTATTATTAGCCACTCTTTTTACATGGGGAATGACGGCAGTTGGTGCAGCACTCGTCTTTACAACGAAAACAGTGAATCAAAAGCTCATGGACGGCATGTTAGGTGCTGCAGGTGGGATTATGATTGCCGCAAGTTTTTGGTCATTACTTTCACCAGCAATTTCGATGTCAGAAGGCGCTTCTTATCCAGCTTGGATTCCAGCTGCCGTTGGGTTCTTATTAGGCGGTGGATTCCTTTTTGCGGCGGATAAAATTATCCCCCATTTGCATCCAACTTCTACGATTGAACATGCAGAGGGAATCCATCCTAAGAGTAAAAAACGAAGTACATTACTTGTTTTTGCGATTACGTTACACAACATACCTGAAGGACTTGCGGTTGGTGTTGCTTTTGGTGCCATTGCCGCGGGTTCTTCTACTGCAACATTAGCTGCAGCAGTATCCTTAGCTATTGGTATTGGTATTCAAAATTTACCTGAAGGAACGGCTGTAGCCATGCCCTTACGTAGAGAAGGTATGTCCCGTAGAAAAAGCTTTTTCTATGGTCAATTTTCTGGAATGGTCGAGCCCATCGCAGCCATGATTGGTTTGTTAGCGGTATCGTTTATGACACCAATCTTGCCATTTGCACTAGCCTTTGCTGCTGGCGCGATGATTTTCGTTGTCGTAGAAGAAGTAATTCCTGGTTCTCAAGAAAATGGCAATAATGATTTAGCCACAATTTGTTTAATGCTCGGATTTACAGTGATGATGATTTTAGACGTCGCGTTTTCATAA
- a CDS encoding YunC family protein, with product MKGAIFVVSTETIELQGYLFTAVTVHLPKTTLLTISNERGYIMCGALDVGLLNRELADRKILAGRAVGVRTIDDLLKAPLESVTHEAKVHGIFEGMTGEEALLKML from the coding sequence ATGAAGGGGGCGATTTTTGTAGTCTCAACGGAAACAATTGAACTTCAAGGCTATTTATTTACGGCGGTGACCGTTCACTTACCAAAAACGACATTGCTGACAATATCGAATGAACGTGGCTATATTATGTGCGGTGCGTTGGATGTCGGTCTTTTGAATCGTGAATTGGCAGATAGGAAAATCCTTGCTGGTCGGGCGGTTGGTGTGCGAACAATTGATGACTTACTTAAGGCACCACTTGAATCTGTGACGCATGAAGCGAAAGTACACGGAATTTTCGAAGGAATGACTGGAGAAGAAGCGTTACTCAAAATGCTTTAA
- a CDS encoding ribonuclease J has translation MPNTESALSIFALGGINEIGKNMYVIQYADEILIIDCGAKFADKSLLGVDLIIPELTYLEENIDKIKGLIVTHGHEDHIGGIPYMLKKLNVPIYASRFTLGLIELKLKEHKLLRETELFEINADSFIEFDHMEVTFFKTSHSIPDCLGLVFHTPEGKVVHTGDFKFDLTPANDQTSDIHKMAELGTEGVLALISESTNAERPGLTPSENVVSSQLEEEFLKATGKIFISTFASNVNRIQQIVDAAGKTNRKLVLLGRSMLNVTSVAMRLGYLNIPSWMLVEARDLKQLPPERVVILCTGSQGEPLAALSRLSSGRNRDVKVVQGDTVIFAASAIPGNEKDVSKIVDNLFQLGANVVYGNSRITGLHVSGHGYQEDLKLMLTLMKPKYFIPIHGEYRMLYIHRLLAEAVGVPNDHTFILKNGEVVDIVHSVARQTREVPAGDTYVDGIGIGEVEEIVLRDRKQLSEDGMLVIVVTISKYDGSIIVDPDTISRGFVYARESEELLTDINELAKTAVTNFNEANPYGMKRAIKKVVDQYIFALTMKKPMILPIIIEI, from the coding sequence TTGCCAAACACAGAATCCGCACTTTCCATCTTCGCCCTAGGTGGCATCAATGAAATCGGGAAAAACATGTATGTTATCCAGTATGCAGACGAAATACTCATCATTGACTGCGGGGCAAAATTTGCTGATAAAAGCTTATTAGGGGTCGATTTAATCATCCCTGAGCTTACGTATTTAGAGGAAAATATAGATAAGATTAAAGGTTTAATTGTGACACATGGACACGAGGATCATATTGGGGGCATTCCTTACATGCTCAAAAAGTTGAATGTACCAATCTATGCTTCGCGATTTACATTGGGCTTAATTGAACTAAAGTTAAAGGAACATAAATTACTTCGTGAAACTGAATTATTTGAAATCAACGCTGATTCTTTTATCGAATTTGATCACATGGAAGTTACGTTTTTTAAAACAAGTCATAGTATTCCCGACTGTTTAGGGCTCGTTTTTCACACGCCTGAAGGAAAGGTCGTTCATACAGGGGACTTTAAATTCGACCTAACTCCAGCAAATGATCAAACATCGGATATTCATAAAATGGCGGAGCTTGGAACAGAGGGAGTCTTAGCATTAATTTCTGAAAGTACCAATGCTGAGCGCCCGGGGTTAACGCCATCCGAAAATGTTGTATCGAGTCAATTAGAAGAGGAATTTCTAAAAGCAACAGGAAAGATTTTCATCTCGACGTTTGCTTCTAATGTCAATCGAATCCAGCAAATTGTGGATGCAGCAGGCAAAACAAATCGAAAATTAGTGTTACTTGGTCGCAGTATGTTAAATGTGACTTCTGTTGCAATGCGGCTTGGCTATTTAAATATTCCAAGTTGGATGCTTGTTGAAGCACGTGATCTAAAGCAACTGCCACCAGAGCGTGTTGTTATTTTATGTACAGGTAGTCAAGGGGAGCCTTTAGCCGCGCTTTCTCGCCTATCATCTGGCAGAAACCGGGACGTCAAAGTTGTGCAGGGGGATACCGTGATTTTCGCGGCCTCAGCAATCCCAGGAAATGAAAAGGACGTCTCAAAAATAGTCGATAATCTATTCCAGCTCGGTGCAAATGTTGTATATGGAAATTCTAGAATTACGGGGTTGCACGTATCAGGGCATGGTTATCAAGAAGATTTAAAATTGATGTTGACATTAATGAAGCCAAAATATTTTATTCCAATTCACGGCGAATATCGCATGCTTTATATTCATAGGTTACTGGCTGAGGCAGTGGGCGTACCAAATGACCATACGTTTATCCTGAAAAATGGGGAGGTCGTCGATATTGTTCACTCAGTTGCGCGGCAAACCCGAGAGGTACCTGCAGGAGATACGTATGTTGACGGCATTGGTATTGGTGAGGTAGAGGAGATTGTTTTACGCGATCGTAAGCAGCTTTCCGAGGATGGAATGCTCGTCATTGTTGTAACAATTAGTAAATATGATGGTTCCATTATTGTGGATCCTGATACAATTTCAAGAGGCTTTGTCTATGCAAGAGAGTCGGAGGAATTACTAACAGACATAAATGAGCTTGCGAAAACAGCGGTTACAAATTTTAATGAAGCCAATCCTTATGGGATGAAGCGAGCCATCAAAAAAGTAGTGGATCAATATATATTCGCACTAACAATGAAAAAACCAATGATTTTACCGATTATTATTGAAATTTAG
- a CDS encoding GGDEF domain-containing protein, which yields MQQTFENRILAFNIKRIVSSAKIILCISILLAILNFSIRFFNNFQQPYFIGYLWIYLALVIVNVAFLWYFSKFTTERRNNSRDSWLVEAYIGIMVVFGGIITYFDTHYHGHILMFILFYLLCSMLFVTKLHYILPFSLLSTWIVISGVTSSKLMASDSNLYIIFLISILSIGTIIQIFIGRSQRLMLWQQEQLELEGEKSKNLTQQLELSNKELELANTQLKSMALYDSLTKLPNRYAFLAHVQAMLQQHNSLQCMMFILDIDFFKQYNDTYGHPKGDTVLSLVANELSSFAKSNDMYIARWGGEEFIGISVCDNAQAEKQCQQLLTTVSNLQIEHKSSEINPYLTVSAGGYAAKLESFSELEVLYIEADKALYEVKQNGRNGYVLKFEHGESDL from the coding sequence TTGCAGCAAACATTTGAAAATCGAATTTTAGCATTCAATATAAAACGCATTGTTAGTTCAGCAAAAATAATACTATGTATAAGCATTTTACTGGCTATATTAAATTTTTCAATTCGCTTTTTTAATAATTTTCAGCAGCCCTATTTCATCGGCTATTTATGGATTTATTTAGCATTGGTTATAGTTAACGTTGCCTTTCTGTGGTATTTTTCAAAATTCACGACAGAAAGAAGAAATAATAGCCGAGATTCATGGTTAGTTGAAGCCTATATCGGTATAATGGTCGTTTTCGGTGGGATTATTACTTATTTTGATACACATTATCATGGACATATTTTAATGTTCATTCTATTTTATTTGCTGTGCAGCATGCTTTTTGTAACAAAACTTCATTACATACTTCCCTTTTCATTACTCTCTACATGGATTGTTATTTCTGGTGTAACGAGTTCAAAGCTAATGGCTTCTGATAGTAACTTGTATATAATTTTTCTAATAAGCATTCTTTCAATTGGGACGATTATTCAAATTTTTATTGGTCGTTCACAACGCTTAATGTTGTGGCAACAGGAACAACTCGAACTTGAAGGTGAAAAATCTAAGAATCTCACACAACAGCTGGAGCTATCTAATAAAGAATTAGAATTAGCCAATACCCAACTTAAATCAATGGCATTATATGATTCCCTAACCAAGCTGCCAAATCGCTATGCCTTTTTGGCCCATGTACAAGCTATGTTACAACAGCATAATTCCTTGCAATGCATGATGTTTATTTTAGACATTGATTTTTTCAAACAATATAATGATACGTATGGGCATCCAAAGGGTGACACCGTCTTATCGCTTGTAGCAAACGAGCTTTCAAGTTTTGCAAAAAGTAATGATATGTATATTGCACGTTGGGGCGGTGAAGAATTTATTGGCATTTCGGTGTGTGACAATGCACAAGCCGAAAAACAATGTCAGCAACTTTTAACTACCGTATCAAATTTACAAATTGAACATAAGTCGTCTGAGATAAATCCTTATTTAACAGTAAGTGCTGGTGGATATGCGGCGAAATTAGAATCGTTTAGTGAGCTTGAAGTTTTATATATAGAAGCCGATAAAGCGTTGTATGAAGTAAAGCAAAATGGACGTAATGGCTATGTCTTGAAGTTTGAGCATGGCGAATCAGATTTATAA